A DNA window from Carnobacterium funditum DSM 5970 contains the following coding sequences:
- a CDS encoding YutD family protein: MSEDEAKQSERNHKVRETTSKSQSVEKNGKTQEQKKTSKRPARESHSRKKVPSRKRIIEKKETTALSSAIDLNLQETTEVNEEQLVHRLDATMITIDGTKYEIVKEYKEAFDGERLGERYSEILDKYDYIVADWGFEQLRLKGFYDNRNRKVPQDQRINNLEDYLYEYCNFGCPYFVVHRLEAKKNKPKKESADKTEKPVRRKRNQKSKNSTNQKQEMKKPVTRAEVEKDKKPSNERLKPKPKSKPKPKRDFVKKEVAPTPVEKKEKQENTTFKPTNETKGKRHFSIRRKTSETDKNNE; the protein is encoded by the coding sequence ATGTCAGAAGACGAAGCAAAGCAGAGCGAGCGAAACCATAAAGTGAGGGAAACGACTTCGAAAAGTCAATCTGTTGAAAAGAATGGTAAAACACAAGAACAGAAAAAAACGAGCAAACGGCCAGCTAGAGAGTCACATAGTAGAAAGAAAGTGCCTTCTAGAAAACGTATAATTGAAAAAAAAGAAACGACGGCATTGAGTTCAGCGATTGATTTAAACTTACAAGAAACCACCGAGGTTAACGAAGAACAACTAGTGCATCGTTTAGATGCTACAATGATTACAATCGATGGAACCAAGTATGAAATTGTTAAAGAATACAAAGAAGCGTTTGATGGCGAACGGTTAGGTGAAAGATACAGTGAAATACTTGATAAGTACGACTACATTGTTGCCGACTGGGGTTTTGAACAATTGCGATTAAAAGGTTTTTATGATAATCGCAATCGAAAAGTTCCGCAAGATCAAAGAATTAATAATTTGGAAGATTACTTATATGAATATTGTAATTTTGGTTGTCCTTATTTTGTAGTGCATCGTTTAGAAGCAAAAAAGAATAAGCCAAAGAAAGAATCAGCAGATAAAACAGAAAAGCCGGTAAGAAGAAAAAGAAACCAAAAAAGTAAAAATTCAACAAACCAAAAACAAGAAATGAAAAAACCTGTGACGCGAGCTGAAGTTGAGAAAGATAAGAAACCGAGCAATGAAAGACTTAAACCAAAGCCAAAATCAAAGCCAAAGCCAAAACGAGATTTCGTGAAAAAAGAAGTAGCTCCAACTCCTGTTGAGAAAAAAGAAAAACAAGAGAATACAACATTTAAACCAACAAACGAGACTAAAGGGAAGCGTCATTTTAGTATTCGACGCAAAACAAGTGAAACAGATAAGAATAACGAATAG
- a CDS encoding PTS sugar transporter subunit IIC, producing the protein MNKINDLFNKMLDPFLKLVNTKTMMAVKDGFLLTMPITLVGSLFLLIANFPIPKWDTWMSSLFGSDWSAPLNQVAGSTFDILAIVAVLGISYTYAKNEKIDPISTAILSLVSFLILTDSFVITESGETVTGVIPKGWTGGNGIITAIIVAIIVAKTFTFFIKRDIRIKMPETVPAGVANAFSAMIPGVVIMFGSMVVYTLTSKFAGVSLTALIFKLLQTPIQNVSDTLPGGLFITFLMSILFWAGIHGPNIVMGIMGPILTANALDNQKILDSGQELIVGENAKIMTVQLIDVFAKFGGQGITLGLLIAALLFAKSQRLKEISKISIVPSLFNINEPVIYGLPIVFNPIMLIPFILVPITAVLITYGAIVIGFIHPFTAVQVPWTTPPLISGFLLSGWQGLTIQLTIIFASAGIYYPFLIKQDKLFLLEEGKIEAKIEDDQFDLNVAKETTL; encoded by the coding sequence ATGAATAAAATTAATGATCTGTTTAATAAAATGCTTGATCCGTTTTTGAAATTAGTGAATACAAAAACAATGATGGCCGTAAAAGATGGATTCTTACTAACCATGCCCATTACCCTTGTAGGTTCGCTCTTTCTTTTAATTGCTAATTTTCCAATTCCTAAATGGGATACTTGGATGTCAAGTTTATTTGGTAGTGATTGGTCTGCGCCCTTAAATCAAGTAGCTGGTTCAACGTTTGATATCCTAGCAATAGTTGCTGTATTAGGAATTTCTTACACGTATGCTAAGAATGAAAAAATTGATCCCATTAGTACAGCTATTTTATCTCTAGTATCCTTTTTGATTTTGACTGATTCTTTTGTGATTACTGAAAGTGGCGAAACAGTAACCGGAGTGATACCTAAAGGATGGACAGGTGGAAATGGCATCATCACGGCTATCATAGTTGCTATTATAGTGGCTAAGACTTTTACATTCTTTATTAAACGTGATATCCGAATAAAAATGCCTGAAACAGTGCCTGCCGGTGTAGCAAATGCATTTTCTGCTATGATACCAGGAGTTGTTATTATGTTCGGTTCAATGGTCGTGTATACATTGACAAGTAAATTTGCTGGAGTATCTTTAACTGCACTTATTTTCAAACTGCTTCAAACACCGATTCAAAACGTTTCTGATACACTACCCGGTGGACTTTTCATCACGTTCTTAATGTCTATTCTTTTCTGGGCTGGTATTCATGGACCCAATATTGTCATGGGAATCATGGGACCTATTCTAACGGCTAACGCATTAGATAACCAAAAGATTCTTGATTCAGGTCAAGAACTTATCGTTGGAGAGAATGCTAAGATTATGACTGTTCAATTAATTGATGTATTTGCTAAATTTGGCGGACAAGGAATTACACTTGGCTTATTAATAGCAGCATTACTGTTTGCTAAATCACAACGCTTAAAGGAAATTTCTAAAATTTCTATTGTCCCTAGTTTGTTTAACATTAATGAACCTGTTATTTATGGCTTACCGATTGTATTTAATCCAATCATGTTAATTCCATTTATTCTAGTTCCGATAACAGCGGTGTTAATCACTTATGGAGCGATTGTCATTGGTTTTATTCATCCCTTTACGGCGGTTCAAGTTCCTTGGACGACACCCCCATTAATATCAGGCTTTCTTTTAAGTGGTTGGCAAGGATTAACTATTCAATTGACCATTATCTTTGCATCTGCTGGGATTTATTATCCTTTCCTAATCAAACAAGACAAACTATTCTTGCTAGAAGAAGGTAAGATAGAAGCAAAAATAGAAGACGATCAATTTGATTTGAATGTAGCAAAAGAAACGACTCTATAA
- a CDS encoding bifunctional metallophosphatase/5'-nucleotidase, with the protein MERIHIYHTNDIHSHFENWPRISVYLQAEKKQKIRLNESCFLFDIGDACDRVHPLTEATNGQANVRVLNEAHYDAVTIGNNEGIGSSKAELNHLYDEANFKVVLSNVLDKTTGAYPDWAQPFDILQTETGHKIGLFGLTASFPTSYEPIGWKVKEADDVIPEILEMLTPLVDTVILMSHLGILEDREIAEKYPMIKIILGSHTHHLLPEGEQVRNTLLAAAGKFGQYVGHVTLDVEGARLLSAQATVIETGQLPVIDDEDDLIKGYEQLGHQLLNEQEIAWVPTNLSVSWQKKSELVEIGLEAIKDYAKTDAAIVNAGLFMQPIIKGIVTNDELHQVLPHPMRVMRCTLSGENLIRLMYEMNKNHLFLRNFPIKGMGFRGEVFGEIYYNGIQLDKKTGEVTWEGKQIKREKMYTFATVDHFLYIPFFPTIEIKGKNEVLFPYFIRNVLGQYLQKTFPISH; encoded by the coding sequence ATGGAGCGTATTCATATTTATCATACCAATGATATTCATTCTCATTTTGAAAATTGGCCAAGAATTTCTGTTTATCTTCAAGCTGAAAAAAAACAAAAAATCCGTTTAAATGAATCGTGTTTTTTGTTTGATATTGGAGATGCATGTGATCGAGTCCATCCCCTAACTGAGGCGACAAATGGGCAGGCGAATGTGAGAGTATTAAACGAGGCTCATTACGACGCTGTGACGATTGGAAATAATGAAGGAATTGGCAGTTCGAAAGCAGAACTCAATCACTTATACGATGAAGCAAATTTCAAAGTTGTTTTATCAAATGTTTTGGATAAAACAACGGGTGCCTATCCGGACTGGGCACAACCTTTCGATATTTTACAGACAGAAACAGGACACAAAATTGGACTATTTGGTTTAACGGCTTCTTTTCCTACAAGCTATGAGCCAATTGGCTGGAAAGTGAAAGAAGCAGACGATGTGATTCCTGAAATATTGGAGATGCTAACACCTCTAGTAGACACAGTCATTTTAATGTCTCATTTAGGTATCCTCGAAGATCGAGAGATTGCTGAAAAATACCCAATGATAAAAATCATTCTAGGCTCACATACCCACCATTTATTACCAGAAGGGGAACAAGTGAGAAATACCTTGTTAGCGGCAGCTGGGAAATTTGGGCAATACGTTGGTCATGTAACACTTGATGTAGAAGGTGCTCGATTGCTTTCAGCACAAGCAACAGTTATTGAGACAGGTCAACTTCCAGTCATAGATGATGAAGACGATTTAATTAAAGGCTATGAACAACTGGGACATCAACTATTAAACGAACAAGAAATTGCATGGGTCCCAACGAATTTGTCAGTAAGTTGGCAGAAAAAATCTGAATTAGTCGAGATTGGATTAGAAGCCATTAAAGATTATGCTAAAACAGATGCAGCAATAGTAAACGCAGGTTTATTTATGCAACCTATCATCAAAGGGATTGTGACGAATGATGAATTGCATCAAGTTTTGCCACATCCAATGAGGGTGATGCGGTGTACTTTAAGCGGAGAAAATCTGATTCGTTTGATGTATGAAATGAATAAAAATCATCTTTTCTTACGTAATTTCCCAATCAAGGGTATGGGGTTTAGAGGCGAAGTTTTTGGAGAAATTTATTATAACGGGATTCAACTTGATAAAAAAACTGGTGAGGTAACTTGGGAGGGTAAGCAGATTAAGCGAGAAAAGATGTATACTTTTGCCACGGTGGATCATTTCCTTTATATCCCTTTTTTTCCGACAATTGAAATTAAAGGAAAAAATGAAGTTTTATTTCCTTACTTTATAAGAAATGTTTTAGGTCAGTATTTGCAAAAAACATTTCCGATTAGCCACTAA
- a CDS encoding amino acid ABC transporter permease gives MIQIFNDNFDLLLEGFKFTLYSSVIALIISLIIGTLLAIFQISTNKTIRMLASAYVEFFRNIPLLIIVMFFYVVVPLYWFQIDGFTAGTIGLTIYTSAFIAETIRAGILSVPKGQMEAGLSTGFTYTQTMRYIVLPQAIKIVIPPLGNQFINLVKNSSVLAMVAGLDLMYQGDLIASENFNTFDTYILIGILYLIITLPLTYLMAYIERRLASND, from the coding sequence ATGATTCAAATTTTTAATGATAATTTCGATCTTTTGTTGGAAGGTTTTAAATTCACATTATATTCAAGTGTTATTGCGCTAATTATCAGCTTAATTATCGGCACTTTATTAGCGATCTTCCAAATTTCAACAAATAAAACCATTAGAATGCTGGCTAGTGCCTATGTTGAGTTTTTCCGAAATATTCCTTTGCTTATTATTGTAATGTTCTTTTACGTTGTTGTCCCCTTATATTGGTTCCAAATTGATGGATTTACAGCTGGAACCATCGGACTAACCATTTATACATCTGCTTTTATAGCTGAAACAATCCGAGCTGGTATCTTGAGCGTTCCAAAAGGGCAAATGGAAGCCGGCTTATCGACTGGATTTACGTATACTCAAACTATGAGGTATATTGTATTGCCTCAAGCGATTAAAATTGTTATTCCACCTCTTGGCAACCAATTTATCAATCTTGTCAAAAATTCATCTGTACTAGCTATGGTCGCTGGTCTAGATTTAATGTACCAAGGTGACTTGATTGCTAGTGAAAATTTTAATACCTTTGATACGTATATCTTAATCGGTATCCTGTATTTGATCATCACTTTACCATTAACTTACTTGATGGCGTATATTGAACGCCGCTTAGCTAGTAACGATTAG
- a CDS encoding alpha/beta fold hydrolase — translation MKRLCLLSFVAVLLSIIIIGCGSQKGTEPVKESQLTSEPKASKSSEETQSSTEVSDVHAEDQASIPTLFIHGYGGTDFSFNGMLSRFEAEDYGKRWLTITVQPDGSISEAGNWQDDSASPFIQVLFADNKNNEWNQADWIKSVLIYLKTTYQVNEVNLVGHSMGGVSSFRYLVAYGSEDSQPAVKDFVAIGAPFNDFVEGNENQPLEELNQNGPLVRSGRYSEFSAAIQQYPSSTKMLNIVGDVADGSNSDGTVSISSGLSIGYLMQSNNFNYHEEVITGEQVSHSQLHENAEVDKLIVDFLQLKK, via the coding sequence ATGAAACGACTATGTTTATTATCTTTCGTAGCAGTTTTATTAAGCATCATAATTATAGGGTGTGGAAGCCAAAAGGGAACAGAACCCGTTAAAGAAAGTCAATTAACTAGTGAACCAAAAGCAAGCAAGTCCAGTGAAGAAACGCAATCTAGTACTGAAGTATCTGACGTGCATGCTGAGGATCAGGCTAGTATACCCACGCTGTTTATTCATGGGTACGGCGGAACGGACTTTTCGTTTAATGGGATGTTATCCCGTTTTGAGGCCGAAGATTATGGCAAAAGATGGTTAACCATAACAGTACAACCAGATGGTAGTATTTCTGAGGCAGGCAACTGGCAGGATGATTCAGCTAGTCCTTTCATTCAAGTTTTGTTTGCGGATAATAAAAATAACGAGTGGAATCAAGCGGATTGGATCAAATCTGTTTTAATTTATTTAAAGACAACGTATCAGGTTAATGAAGTAAATTTGGTTGGACATTCTATGGGAGGAGTCAGTAGTTTCCGGTACTTAGTGGCTTATGGAAGCGAGGATTCGCAACCGGCAGTTAAAGATTTTGTTGCTATCGGTGCACCATTTAATGATTTTGTGGAAGGCAATGAAAATCAACCACTTGAGGAACTGAATCAGAATGGTCCGCTTGTTCGTAGTGGACGTTACAGCGAATTTTCAGCTGCAATCCAACAATACCCTTCATCAACTAAAATGTTAAATATTGTAGGAGATGTAGCAGATGGCTCTAACAGTGATGGCACGGTTTCTATCAGTAGCGGATTATCGATTGGGTATTTGATGCAGTCGAACAATTTTAATTATCATGAAGAAGTTATAACCGGTGAACAAGTGTCTCATAGTCAATTACATGAAAATGCCGAGGTAGATAAGTTGATAGTAGATTTTTTGCAGCTGAAAAAGTAA
- a CDS encoding GntR family transcriptional regulator — MRKYRLVADQLLEEITHGKYKDELRLPIEEDLITEYSVSRNTLRNAVDVLVDKSILYRVQGSGIYIRKPIYPDTITINSIRGFKEEFKNKKIQSKMIKLEQLKADEEISRSLQCEIGTPVYFVNRIRYVENEPFSIEYSYFNKNIIPYLGKEIAEASIYNYIEHDLKLSIGFADKYIYVEKLSKLDSEYLQLKEEDPSMVTEETVFLSNGKVFNHSKVIHNYKYAKFFALAKNW; from the coding sequence ATGAGGAAATATAGACTAGTTGCAGATCAACTTTTAGAGGAAATTACACATGGGAAATACAAAGATGAACTTCGTTTACCGATAGAAGAAGATTTGATAACGGAATATAGCGTTAGTAGAAATACGTTACGAAATGCTGTTGATGTATTGGTTGATAAAAGCATTCTTTATCGAGTCCAAGGGAGCGGTATTTATATTCGTAAACCGATCTATCCGGATACGATTACGATTAATTCCATCAGGGGATTTAAAGAAGAGTTTAAAAACAAAAAAATACAGTCTAAAATGATTAAGCTAGAACAATTAAAAGCAGATGAAGAAATAAGCCGTAGCCTTCAATGTGAAATAGGCACCCCTGTTTATTTTGTTAATCGCATTCGTTATGTTGAAAATGAACCTTTTTCAATTGAATATAGTTATTTTAATAAAAATATTATTCCCTATCTTGGAAAAGAAATCGCTGAAGCTTCTATTTATAATTATATTGAACATGATTTAAAACTATCGATTGGTTTTGCTGATAAATATATTTATGTTGAAAAGTTATCTAAATTAGACAGTGAGTATCTCCAGTTGAAAGAAGAAGATCCATCGATGGTTACTGAAGAAACTGTTTTTCTTTCAAATGGAAAGGTTTTTAACCATTCAAAAGTTATTCATAATTATAAATACGCTAAATTTTTCGCATTAGCAAAAAATTGGTGA
- the nhaC gene encoding Na+/H+ antiporter NhaC, whose product MKKLSIRESFALLFLIVGMIGVSIIKFKLDPQTPLLLAITLLIVWGRFRKHSWEEIHDGIQKGVKTGIIPMIIFILIGALISVWIASGIIPSMMVVGFKLLNPSFFIPSVFLICAVVGTSIGSALTTVSTIGLAFLGMGIAMGFTPGLVAGAIVSGSVFGDKMSPLSDSTNLSAAIAEVDLFKHIKNLMWTTIPSLVLSTVLFLFFGMNKQLATTNQVVGLTKVIESNFEVNWLAAIPIVFIFISSWKRIPAIPTLLINIAVSIGLLKINSPTVKLSQISSYIQEGYVATTGNEIIDALLSRGGVQSMMWSISLIILALALGGLLMEFKVIDTVMSPISNASMSVGNLILVTALSAIGVNALVGEQYLAIVLPGNAFKKTYKQSGLSPLALSRVLEDAGAVINSLIPWGVSGVFISTTLGVPTLSYLPYAFFCLLSPVLTVISGYTNIGIKKLETTTL is encoded by the coding sequence ATGAAAAAATTATCCATACGAGAAAGTTTTGCTTTACTGTTTCTGATAGTAGGAATGATTGGTGTTAGCATTATCAAGTTTAAATTAGATCCACAAACGCCTTTATTATTAGCCATCACGTTGTTGATTGTCTGGGGAAGATTTCGTAAACACAGTTGGGAAGAGATTCATGATGGTATTCAAAAAGGAGTTAAAACGGGTATCATACCAATGATTATCTTTATTCTGATTGGTGCTCTCATTTCCGTTTGGATTGCATCAGGGATTATTCCTTCGATGATGGTTGTTGGGTTCAAATTATTGAATCCAAGCTTTTTTATTCCATCCGTCTTTTTAATTTGTGCCGTGGTTGGTACATCTATCGGTTCAGCACTCACCACCGTTTCTACAATTGGTTTAGCTTTTCTTGGAATGGGAATCGCCATGGGGTTTACACCTGGTCTGGTGGCAGGAGCGATTGTATCAGGGAGTGTTTTTGGGGACAAGATGTCGCCATTATCAGATAGTACAAATTTGTCGGCAGCGATTGCTGAAGTTGATCTATTTAAACACATAAAAAATTTAATGTGGACAACAATTCCAAGTTTAGTTTTATCTACCGTACTGTTTTTATTTTTTGGTATGAATAAACAGCTTGCAACGACGAATCAAGTTGTTGGTTTGACAAAGGTAATAGAATCTAATTTTGAAGTAAACTGGTTAGCAGCTATTCCAATTGTTTTTATATTCATTTCTTCATGGAAACGAATCCCAGCTATTCCAACGTTATTGATTAATATTGCAGTATCTATTGGATTATTAAAAATTAATTCGCCAACGGTTAAACTTTCGCAAATTTCAAGTTACATTCAAGAAGGCTACGTAGCAACAACAGGTAATGAAATAATCGATGCTTTACTGTCAAGAGGCGGAGTGCAAAGTATGATGTGGTCTATTTCACTGATTATTCTAGCTCTTGCTCTGGGAGGATTATTAATGGAGTTCAAGGTTATTGATACCGTCATGTCTCCTATTTCAAATGCAAGCATGTCAGTTGGGAACTTAATTCTTGTGACAGCTTTGTCTGCTATTGGCGTGAATGCTCTGGTTGGAGAACAGTACTTAGCTATTGTTCTGCCAGGTAACGCATTTAAGAAAACCTACAAGCAATCAGGTTTGTCACCGCTAGCACTTTCGCGAGTCCTAGAAGATGCTGGTGCGGTTATTAATTCCTTGATTCCTTGGGGTGTAAGTGGCGTATTTATTTCTACAACTTTAGGTGTTCCTACGCTATCTTACTTACCTTACGCTTTCTTCTGTCTACTTTCACCTGTATTAACAGTTATAAGCGGCTACACAAATATAGGTATCAAGAAACTTGAGACTACAACTCTATAA
- a CDS encoding aldo/keto reductase family protein: METVTLMNGMKMPMVGTGTNTYGKVDNKYDGALNDDFSALESAIKAGYRLIDTAIYYRNEVGVGQTIKDSEIARGEFYLTTKIPETDEYVGSKGLVEQTVLQSLANLQTDYIDLFLIHQPIEDKKTLKRTWEVLESLVDAGKIKSIGVSNFSIRLLEEMKEYTRIQPAVNQIESNPSNWNNELIDYLKDQAILPEAWGPLVKVTEEQRAKLTKIGNKYGKNWGQVLLRYQIQRGVVVIPKSHNKERQLSNLDLFNFNLFTEDIQIIEEL; encoded by the coding sequence GTGGAAACAGTCACTTTAATGAATGGAATGAAGATGCCAATGGTTGGAACGGGTACAAATACGTATGGAAAAGTTGACAATAAATACGATGGCGCTTTAAATGATGACTTTAGTGCATTAGAATCAGCAATCAAAGCAGGATATCGATTGATTGATACCGCTATATATTATCGAAATGAAGTAGGTGTAGGGCAAACCATTAAAGATAGCGAAATTGCTCGAGGAGAATTTTATCTAACAACAAAAATTCCAGAGACAGATGAGTATGTAGGTTCTAAAGGATTAGTTGAACAGACTGTTTTGCAAAGTTTAGCAAACTTACAAACAGATTACATTGATTTATTTTTGATTCATCAGCCGATTGAAGATAAAAAGACCTTGAAAAGAACGTGGGAAGTGCTAGAATCACTTGTTGATGCAGGAAAGATTAAATCGATTGGTGTATCTAACTTTTCTATTAGACTGCTAGAAGAAATGAAAGAATACACTAGGATTCAACCTGCTGTAAACCAGATTGAATCAAATCCATCTAATTGGAACAACGAACTTATTGACTACTTAAAAGATCAGGCCATTCTACCTGAAGCATGGGGACCTTTAGTTAAGGTAACCGAGGAACAACGAGCTAAACTGACAAAAATTGGAAATAAATATGGAAAAAACTGGGGACAAGTTTTATTGCGTTATCAAATTCAAAGAGGGGTCGTAGTTATCCCCAAATCGCATAACAAAGAACGCCAATTATCTAATTTAGACTTATTCAATTTCAACTTGTTCACAGAGGATATCCAGATAATCGAGGAACTGTAA
- a CDS encoding transporter substrate-binding domain-containing protein yields the protein MKQTFKPLPLLLLIFPLLLSAACGSKNLAALDVTERLEDNPKITWGVKVDTSLFGLYNIETAEIEGFDIDIAKALTKEITGDAKNANFVEVTSKTRIPLLKNGNIDAIIATMTISEERKKQVDFSDVYFAAGQALLVPKDSTIQSVSDLNSETTVLSVKGSTSAANIREHAPDATVLELENYSEAFTALQSGQGDAMTTDNAILLGIIAKNPGYRLAGDNFTDEPYGIAINKGQDNFVQAVNAALQTIKENGVYDKIYAK from the coding sequence ATGAAACAAACGTTTAAACCATTGCCTTTACTCCTTTTAATCTTTCCACTACTTCTGTCAGCCGCCTGTGGTTCAAAAAACCTGGCTGCACTAGATGTTACCGAGCGACTAGAAGACAACCCAAAGATTACTTGGGGAGTAAAAGTAGATACAAGTTTATTTGGACTTTATAACATTGAAACTGCTGAAATCGAAGGTTTTGATATTGATATCGCAAAAGCTTTAACAAAAGAAATCACTGGTGATGCTAAAAATGCAAATTTTGTTGAGGTCACTTCTAAAACAAGAATTCCCTTATTAAAAAACGGCAATATTGATGCGATTATCGCCACAATGACGATTAGTGAAGAACGTAAAAAGCAAGTTGATTTCTCAGATGTTTACTTTGCTGCTGGACAAGCTTTATTGGTTCCAAAAGACAGCACCATTCAAAGTGTTTCAGACTTAAACAGTGAGACAACTGTTTTATCCGTTAAAGGCTCAACTTCTGCAGCAAATATCAGAGAACATGCGCCTGATGCAACCGTACTTGAATTAGAAAATTATTCTGAAGCCTTTACTGCCTTGCAATCTGGACAAGGAGATGCCATGACTACTGATAATGCTATCCTATTAGGAATCATTGCTAAAAATCCTGGATACCGTTTAGCCGGTGATAATTTTACCGATGAACCTTATGGTATTGCGATAAACAAAGGGCAAGATAACTTTGTCCAAGCAGTCAATGCTGCCTTGCAAACCATTAAAGAAAATGGCGTCTACGATAAAATTTACGCTAAATAG
- a CDS encoding amino acid ABC transporter ATP-binding protein produces the protein MIEFKNVEKYYGDFHALKNINLTFKQGEVVVVIGPSGSGKSTMLRCINGLEEITEGDLTINEYNIHDKKTNINKIRKNVGMVFQHFNLYPHKTVLENIMLAPTKVLKQSKEEAKEKAEKLLAKVNMLDKKDSYPSQLSGGQQQRIAIARGLAMDPNVLLFDEPTSALDPETIEDVLDVMKKLAKEGMTMIVVTHEMGFAREVADRVVFMADGQVLEDREASAFYKNPQEPRAKQFLSKIINH, from the coding sequence ATGATTGAATTTAAAAATGTTGAAAAATATTACGGTGACTTCCATGCATTAAAAAATATTAATTTAACTTTCAAACAAGGAGAAGTTGTGGTTGTAATCGGCCCTTCCGGTTCTGGTAAAAGTACCATGTTGCGTTGTATTAACGGACTAGAAGAAATTACAGAAGGCGATTTGACTATTAACGAATACAATATCCATGATAAAAAAACAAATATCAATAAAATCCGAAAAAATGTCGGGATGGTTTTCCAACACTTTAACTTATATCCCCATAAGACTGTCTTAGAAAATATTATGCTAGCACCTACAAAAGTATTGAAACAATCCAAAGAAGAAGCAAAAGAAAAAGCTGAAAAGTTATTAGCTAAGGTAAATATGTTAGACAAAAAAGATTCTTATCCTTCTCAACTTTCCGGCGGTCAACAACAACGAATTGCGATTGCCAGAGGGCTGGCAATGGACCCAAATGTCTTGCTTTTCGATGAGCCAACTAGTGCCTTGGACCCTGAAACGATTGAAGATGTGTTGGATGTCATGAAAAAATTAGCTAAAGAAGGAATGACGATGATTGTCGTTACCCACGAAATGGGATTTGCTCGTGAAGTAGCGGATCGTGTTGTTTTTATGGCTGATGGTCAAGTTTTAGAAGATCGTGAAGCTTCTGCTTTTTATAAAAATCCGCAAGAACCAAGGGCTAAACAATTTTTAAGTAAAATTATTAATCATTAA
- a CDS encoding amino acid ABC transporter permease, which produces MNFVEAFSWVNIRFLLDGLLITVEVAVLSIIFSFIIGSLLGLVRYLKIPFISKVVGLLIDLIRNLPLLLIIFFTYFALPQIGIRFDIFWSAIAAMTIFESAMLSEIIRAGLNSVPKGQTEAGLSTGLTYSQTLLFIIIPQAFKAMVPPILSQFISLIKDTSLAVIISLPEITHNAKIIYGQNTNYVIPMFIAMALLYFSICFALSRVVKRLKLGIQI; this is translated from the coding sequence TTGAACTTTGTAGAAGCTTTTTCATGGGTCAACATCCGCTTCTTGTTGGATGGACTCCTTATTACTGTTGAGGTCGCAGTGCTTTCCATTATTTTTAGTTTCATCATCGGGAGCCTATTAGGCCTAGTCCGCTACTTAAAAATTCCGTTTATTTCAAAAGTAGTCGGTTTGTTGATTGACTTGATTCGAAACTTGCCACTTTTATTGATTATTTTTTTCACTTATTTTGCTTTACCGCAAATCGGCATCCGATTTGATATCTTTTGGTCAGCTATAGCGGCCATGACTATTTTTGAATCTGCTATGTTATCTGAAATCATTCGTGCTGGTTTAAATTCAGTTCCTAAAGGTCAAACAGAAGCTGGACTTTCAACTGGTCTGACTTATAGCCAAACTTTATTATTTATCATTATTCCACAAGCATTTAAAGCAATGGTTCCACCGATTTTAAGTCAATTTATTTCATTAATTAAAGACACATCATTGGCCGTCATCATTTCTCTTCCTGAAATTACTCATAATGCTAAAATAATTTATGGTCAAAACACAAACTATGTTATTCCTATGTTTATTGCTATGGCTTTGTTGTATTTCAGCATTTGTTTTGCTTTATCACGTGTGGTCAAGCGTTTGAAATTAGGTATTCAAATTTAA